Proteins from a single region of Phormidium ambiguum IAM M-71:
- a CDS encoding aminotransferase class I/II-fold pyridoxal phosphate-dependent enzyme, with the protein MFDRIFQAKTPLLDAIKSYVEDDHAAFYTPGHKQGRGVSQKMRDLLGSQVFKADLTELEKLDNLAAPESVIKAAQELAAAAFGADDSWFLVNGSTAGIIAGILATCGDGDKIILPRNVHKSAISGLILSGAIPIFVQPEYDSNLDIAHSITPEGVADALQEHPDAKAVMMVYPTYYGVCGDVEAIANLTHQYNIPLIVDEAHGPHFAFHPDLPPTALSKGADLSVQSIHKVLSSLTQSAILHVQGERIERDRISKALQLLQSSSPSYLLLSSLDAARQQMALFGKELLTQTLQLAEIARREISRIPQLSVLELYPSAGFKNIDRTRLTVIVSELGITGFAAEDFLAQQGILAEFSSAKHLTFIISLGNTQADIEKLVLSFRKLAQEHQGKRSSELFDSPVYFNPQPPKMTPRQAFFAATETLPIERAVARICAETICPYPPGIPVLMPGELITPDALEYLLNMQAMGSEIIGCVDATLKNLKVVKAK; encoded by the coding sequence ATGTTCGATCGTATTTTTCAGGCAAAAACACCTTTATTAGATGCGATTAAAAGTTATGTAGAAGATGACCATGCGGCTTTTTACACTCCGGGTCATAAACAAGGTAGGGGAGTTTCGCAAAAGATGCGAGATTTGTTGGGTTCTCAGGTGTTTAAGGCTGATTTGACGGAGTTAGAAAAATTAGATAATTTAGCGGCTCCTGAAAGTGTAATTAAGGCGGCGCAAGAGTTGGCGGCGGCGGCTTTTGGTGCGGATGATTCTTGGTTTTTGGTGAATGGTTCTACGGCGGGAATTATTGCGGGAATTTTGGCGACTTGTGGGGATGGGGACAAAATTATTTTGCCGCGTAATGTGCATAAGTCGGCAATTTCTGGGTTGATTCTTTCGGGTGCAATTCCTATTTTTGTGCAACCTGAATATGACTCTAATTTAGATATTGCTCACAGTATTACGCCAGAAGGTGTTGCTGATGCTTTGCAGGAACATCCTGATGCGAAAGCGGTAATGATGGTTTATCCAACTTATTATGGTGTTTGTGGAGATGTGGAAGCGATCGCTAATCTCACCCATCAATATAATATCCCGCTAATAGTTGATGAAGCTCATGGCCCCCATTTCGCTTTTCATCCAGATTTACCTCCCACCGCTTTATCAAAAGGCGCAGATTTATCTGTCCAATCAATTCATAAAGTCTTAAGTAGTTTGACTCAATCGGCAATTTTGCACGTTCAAGGTGAAAGAATAGAACGCGATCGCATCAGTAAAGCTTTACAATTACTTCAATCTTCTAGCCCTAGTTATTTGTTATTATCTTCTTTAGATGCAGCACGACAACAAATGGCTTTGTTTGGCAAAGAGTTATTAACGCAAACTTTACAACTTGCTGAAATAGCAAGAAGGGAAATTAGTCGAATTCCGCAATTATCTGTTTTAGAATTGTATCCTTCAGCAGGGTTTAAAAATATCGATCGTACTAGATTAACTGTCATAGTCTCTGAATTAGGTATAACCGGATTTGCCGCTGAAGATTTCCTCGCTCAACAAGGCATATTAGCTGAGTTTTCTTCTGCCAAACACTTAACTTTTATTATTAGTTTAGGAAATACCCAAGCCGATATTGAAAAACTAGTTCTATCTTTTCGGAAATTAGCTCAAGAGCATCAAGGAAAAAGATCGTCCGAATTATTCGATTCTCCAGTTTATTTTAACCCTCAACCACCAAAAATGACTCCTCGACAAGCTTTTTTTGCGGCAACAGAAACATTACCGATCGAGCGTGCAGTAGCACGAATTTGTGCCGAAACAATTTGTCCTTACCCACCAGGAATTCCAGTTTTGATGCCAGGAGAACTGATTACTCCAGATGCTCTTGAATATTTACTAAATATGCAAGCAATGGGCAGCGAAATAATTGGTTGTGTAGATGCAACTCTGAAAAATTTAAAAGTCGTAAAAGCTAAATAA